One window from the genome of Poecilia reticulata strain Guanapo linkage group LG9, Guppy_female_1.0+MT, whole genome shotgun sequence encodes:
- the ccdc157 gene encoding coiled-coil domain-containing protein 157 isoform X1: MSELLGHKDCIKSLRKDLVDIQGAIADVVSRTGPINYTSWKFPNKLASDLDLMDLLEEYDFVNGEHAYNQHSHVVLLELVVDRLLFLLQSISSYSELQRGRQGRDQSHQKGCLSVGLVVRNYWGTFLKCVNKKENSKDIKQTKTKTLDYSKTESYVTSSTSPSPHLCRNCSSASFSPTSPQKSECSGPVHNAPPLYSKAKHHNAVCETTESSLIPCNVCHKVQSILRSTGDALIDLFQSEGLPSSLKRLSGAMKDTVGPGQMTAGDVTQWAQEQLRDMRCLAKHLQDVRSTVRPLREALAKAETDRNRFGSQLASAKKEFQQEVEKHQVCMAQLESSLRKAERTSRETQQRLQEERKQSKREILSLEESNTRLKEKVQLQQEMLETLVGQKEGLQQKMETLQREEKTCCELQQMIQKLKTQLSATQLLLDKEKAKYQSAFRQQESMQAKQNSLLKRVNALDEEHEELQRQLEVKEEAQANLNNQLKKITDLKEQQQAELSQQQDVCGDLQKEKQTLQTRVEELEKRVAELLEHMQALRERERLLVAFPELNNWAHTQPQSTGNLILDMEQQQQSNNIRIKILEQENVTLHKSLEKLRQRGMLNIPKKAPSQPT, translated from the exons ATGAGTGAGCTGTTGGGCCACAAGGACTGCATTAAGAGCCTCCGGAAAGACCTGGTGGATATTCAGGGTGCGATTGCGGACGTGGTTTCTAGAACCGGACCGATCAATTACACCTCCTGGAAGTTCCCCAACAAATTGGCCAGCGATCTGGATTTGATGGACCTGCTGGAGGAGTATGACTTTGTGAATGGAGAGCACGCATACAATCAGCACTCGCATGTTGTTTTACTGGAGCTGGTGGTTGACAG ACTCCTCTTCCTTCTGCAAAGCATCAGTTCTTATAGTGAGTTGCAGAGGGGAAGACAGGGAAGAGACCAAAGCCATCAAAAAGGATGTCTCTCTGTGGGCCTTGTGGTTAGGAACTACTGGGGTACTTTTCTTAAGTGTGTGAACAAGAAG gaGAACTCCAAAgacataaaacagacaaaaacaaaaacattagattACTCAAAGACAGAGTCATATGTGACTTCCTCAACTAGCCCAAGCCCTCACTTGTGCAGAAATTGTTCATCTGCTTCGTTTTCACCGACCTCACCCCAGAAAAGCGAATGTTCAGGTCCAGTTCACAATGCCCCACCATTATATTCTAAAGCCAAACACCACAACGCTGTCTGTGAGACGACAGAGTCATCCCTCATCCCCTGTAATGTGTGTCATAAAGTCCAGTCAATTCTGAGAAGCACAGGAGATGCATTGATAGACCTTTTCCAGAGTGAGGGTCTCCCCTCGTCTCTTAAGCGTCTCTCAGGCGCCATGAAAGACACGGTGGGTCCGGGACAGATGACGGCGGGTGACGTCACCCAGTGGGCCCAAGAGCAACTCAGGGACATGCGTTGCCTCGCAAAGCATCTTCAGGATGTGCGGAGTACCGTCCGGCCTCTTCGAGAAGCACTCGCAAAAGCTGAAACAGACCGAAACCGGTTCGGTTCTCAGCTGGCAAGCGCAAAGAAGGAGTTCCAGCAAGAGGTGGAGAAACACCAGGTCTGCATGGCCCAGCTGGAGTCTTCCCTACGGAAAGCAGAGAGGACCTCACGAGAAACACAGCAAAGGCTACAAGAAGAGCGAAAACAATCTAAAAGAG AAATTTTGTCATTGGAGGAGAGCAATACAAGACTCAAGGAGAAAGTACAACTCCAGCAAGAAATGTTGGAAACACTCG TGGGTCAAAAAGAGGGACTTcaacagaaaatggaaacactACAAAGAGAGGAGAAGACCTGCTGTGAACTGCAACAAATGATCCAGAAGCTCAAGACTCAGCTCAGTGCCACGCAACTTCTTCTTGACAAGGAGAAGGCCAAGTACCAGAGCGCTTTCCGTCAACAGGAG TCAATGCAGGCCAAGCAGAATTCCTTATTAAAGAGAGTCAATGCTCTTGATGAAGAGCATGAAGAGCTACAGAGGCAGCTGGAAGTAAAAGAAGAGGCACAGGCCAACTTAAACAATCAGCTGAAAAAGATAACCGAtttgaaggagcagcagcaggctgaGCTCTCTCAGCAGCAG gACGTCTGTGGAGATCTCCAAAAAGAGAAGCAAACGCTACAAACGCGTGTAGAAGAGCTAGAAAAGCGTGTAGCCGAACTGTTGGAGCACATGCAAGCgctgagggagagagaaagactCTTGGTGGCTTTCCCAGAGCTCAACAACTGGGCTCACACTCAACCACAAA GTACAGGAAACCTGATTTTGGATATGGAGCAACAACagcaatcaaataacattcgcATCAAAATTCTGGAACAGGAAAACGTTACTCTACACAAAAGTCTCGAGAAACTACGACAAAGAGGAATGTTGAACATCCCCAAA AAAGCACCGTCTCAACCCACATGA
- the ccdc157 gene encoding coiled-coil domain-containing protein 157 isoform X2: MSELLGHKDCIKSLRKDLVDIQGAIADVVSRTGPINYTSWKFPNKLASDLDLMDLLEEYDFVNGEHAYNQHSHVVLLELVVDRLLFLLQSISSYSELQRGRQGRDQSHQKGCLSVGLVVRNYWGTFLKCVNKKENSKDIKQTKTKTLDYSKTESYVTSSTSPSPHLCRNCSSASFSPTSPQKSECSGPVHNAPPLYSKAKHHNAVCETTESSLIPCNVCHKVQSILRSTGDALIDLFQSEGLPSSLKRLSGAMKDTVGPGQMTAGDVTQWAQEQLRDMRCLAKHLQDVRSTVRPLREALAKAETDRNRFGSQLASAKKEFQQEVEKHQVCMAQLESSLRKAERTSRETQQRLQEERKQSKREILSLEESNTRLKEKVQLQQEMLETLVGQKEGLQQKMETLQREEKTCCELQQMIQKLKTQLSATQLLLDKEKAKYQSAFRQQESMQAKQNSLLKRVNALDEEHEELQRQLEVKEEAQANLNNQLKKITDLKEQQQAELSQQQMDCNFSSTRTSVEISKKRSKRYKRV, translated from the exons ATGAGTGAGCTGTTGGGCCACAAGGACTGCATTAAGAGCCTCCGGAAAGACCTGGTGGATATTCAGGGTGCGATTGCGGACGTGGTTTCTAGAACCGGACCGATCAATTACACCTCCTGGAAGTTCCCCAACAAATTGGCCAGCGATCTGGATTTGATGGACCTGCTGGAGGAGTATGACTTTGTGAATGGAGAGCACGCATACAATCAGCACTCGCATGTTGTTTTACTGGAGCTGGTGGTTGACAG ACTCCTCTTCCTTCTGCAAAGCATCAGTTCTTATAGTGAGTTGCAGAGGGGAAGACAGGGAAGAGACCAAAGCCATCAAAAAGGATGTCTCTCTGTGGGCCTTGTGGTTAGGAACTACTGGGGTACTTTTCTTAAGTGTGTGAACAAGAAG gaGAACTCCAAAgacataaaacagacaaaaacaaaaacattagattACTCAAAGACAGAGTCATATGTGACTTCCTCAACTAGCCCAAGCCCTCACTTGTGCAGAAATTGTTCATCTGCTTCGTTTTCACCGACCTCACCCCAGAAAAGCGAATGTTCAGGTCCAGTTCACAATGCCCCACCATTATATTCTAAAGCCAAACACCACAACGCTGTCTGTGAGACGACAGAGTCATCCCTCATCCCCTGTAATGTGTGTCATAAAGTCCAGTCAATTCTGAGAAGCACAGGAGATGCATTGATAGACCTTTTCCAGAGTGAGGGTCTCCCCTCGTCTCTTAAGCGTCTCTCAGGCGCCATGAAAGACACGGTGGGTCCGGGACAGATGACGGCGGGTGACGTCACCCAGTGGGCCCAAGAGCAACTCAGGGACATGCGTTGCCTCGCAAAGCATCTTCAGGATGTGCGGAGTACCGTCCGGCCTCTTCGAGAAGCACTCGCAAAAGCTGAAACAGACCGAAACCGGTTCGGTTCTCAGCTGGCAAGCGCAAAGAAGGAGTTCCAGCAAGAGGTGGAGAAACACCAGGTCTGCATGGCCCAGCTGGAGTCTTCCCTACGGAAAGCAGAGAGGACCTCACGAGAAACACAGCAAAGGCTACAAGAAGAGCGAAAACAATCTAAAAGAG AAATTTTGTCATTGGAGGAGAGCAATACAAGACTCAAGGAGAAAGTACAACTCCAGCAAGAAATGTTGGAAACACTCG TGGGTCAAAAAGAGGGACTTcaacagaaaatggaaacactACAAAGAGAGGAGAAGACCTGCTGTGAACTGCAACAAATGATCCAGAAGCTCAAGACTCAGCTCAGTGCCACGCAACTTCTTCTTGACAAGGAGAAGGCCAAGTACCAGAGCGCTTTCCGTCAACAGGAG TCAATGCAGGCCAAGCAGAATTCCTTATTAAAGAGAGTCAATGCTCTTGATGAAGAGCATGAAGAGCTACAGAGGCAGCTGGAAGTAAAAGAAGAGGCACAGGCCAACTTAAACAATCAGCTGAAAAAGATAACCGAtttgaaggagcagcagcaggctgaGCTCTCTCAGCAGCAG ATGGActgtaatttttcttccaccaggACGTCTGTGGAGATCTCCAAAAAGAGAAGCAAACGCTACAAACGCGTGTAG